From the Streptomyces sp. KMM 9044 genome, one window contains:
- a CDS encoding transposase gives MHSARIYKLAKDSAVKARTQAVNQLKAVLVIADPALRERLSGLGNAELFRTCARLGPPDGGGDEDAVTQATHMTLRMLAERIEQLTAQINELNQRLTRLVERNAPQLLTPVGIGPDSAATFLITMGDNPERLNTEASFAALCGVSPIEYSSGRRRTRRLNHGGDRQANAALHRIVFTRLRHDPRTQAYYERRTQEGKTRREIIRCLKRYEAREVFNLVRPVSRTPAL, from the coding sequence GTGCACAGCGCCCGGATCTACAAGCTCGCCAAGGACTCCGCGGTCAAGGCCCGCACCCAGGCGGTCAACCAGCTCAAGGCCGTCCTGGTCATCGCCGACCCCGCTCTGCGAGAACGGCTGTCGGGCCTCGGCAACGCCGAGCTGTTCCGCACCTGCGCGCGCCTCGGCCCACCCGACGGTGGGGGAGACGAGGACGCGGTGACCCAGGCCACCCACATGACGTTACGCATGCTCGCCGAGCGCATCGAACAGCTCACGGCTCAGATCAATGAGCTGAACCAACGCCTGACCCGGCTCGTCGAACGTAACGCCCCACAGCTACTGACACCGGTGGGCATCGGCCCGGACAGTGCCGCCACTTTCCTGATCACCATGGGGGACAATCCCGAGCGACTGAACACTGAGGCGTCCTTTGCTGCCCTTTGCGGAGTCAGCCCCATCGAGTACTCCTCCGGCCGACGGCGCACGCGCCGGCTCAACCACGGCGGCGACCGCCAGGCCAACGCCGCCCTGCACCGCATCGTCTTCACCCGGCTGCGCCACGATCCCCGCACCCAGGCGTACTACGAACGCCGCACCCAGGAGGGCAAGACCCGACGCGAGATCATCCGATGCCTCAAGCGATACGAGGCCCGCGAGGTCTTCAACCTGGTCAGACCAGTTTCCCGCACCCCCGCGTTATAG
- a CDS encoding DUF5655 domain-containing protein gives MSGLKLFRTDTTNSGMTEVMPRLAEIEADVQGLVEAHMETLLGLRFLASEYSTGPAHGGRIDSLGLDENGSPVIVEYKRGTDAGVINQGLFYLAWLMDHRAEFEHLVRDRLGVTAASQVLWSGPRLICIAGDFTRYDVHAVREHRRSIDLVRYRLFGRDLLGLETVASVSGGMQVARRARRGAVARAATDVQGAALRELAGAVDEVLLGLGDGVNRVERKTYRAYQRLRNFACLCPPQRSKLLVYLKVDPKDVDLVPGFTRDVSGLGHHGTGDLEVQLRRPRDLERAQELFRASYAAA, from the coding sequence GTGTCGGGCCTGAAACTGTTCCGCACGGACACGACGAATAGCGGCATGACGGAGGTCATGCCGCGTCTTGCCGAGATCGAGGCCGATGTACAGGGCCTTGTCGAGGCGCACATGGAGACGCTGCTGGGCCTCCGGTTCCTGGCGAGCGAGTACAGCACCGGACCCGCCCACGGGGGCCGGATCGACTCGCTCGGGCTGGACGAGAACGGATCGCCGGTCATCGTCGAGTACAAGCGCGGCACGGACGCCGGCGTCATAAATCAGGGCCTGTTCTACCTGGCCTGGCTGATGGACCACCGGGCGGAGTTCGAGCACCTGGTTCGCGACCGGCTCGGGGTGACGGCCGCGTCCCAGGTCCTGTGGAGCGGACCGCGCCTGATCTGCATCGCCGGCGACTTCACCCGCTACGACGTGCATGCCGTGCGCGAGCACCGGAGGTCGATCGACCTGGTTCGCTACCGACTTTTCGGCAGGGATCTGCTCGGGCTTGAGACCGTGGCCTCCGTGAGCGGCGGCATGCAGGTGGCCCGCCGGGCACGGCGCGGGGCGGTCGCCCGGGCGGCGACTGATGTCCAGGGCGCGGCGCTGCGCGAGTTGGCGGGTGCGGTCGACGAGGTCCTGCTCGGGCTCGGGGACGGCGTGAACCGGGTGGAGCGCAAGACCTACCGGGCGTATCAGCGGCTGCGGAACTTCGCCTGCCTGTGCCCGCCGCAGCGCAGCAAGCTGCTGGTCTACCTGAAGGTCGACCCGAAGGACGTCGACCTTGTTCCGGGCTTCACTCGGGACGTGTCCGGTCTCGGTCACCACGGCACGGGTGATCTGGAGGTCCAGCTGCGTAGGCCGAGGGACCTGGAGCGGGCGCAGGAGCTGTTCCGGGCAAGCTACGCGGCGGCGTGA
- a CDS encoding DUF317 domain-containing protein, which translates to MTPAIDAHVRLDTHPTHPSAVQAVLTGTQARVASMALEAAGWSAAATGVLVLARIDHEEPNWAADAAQHLTAEGITVEITPRLQEAIDEEWTWPNYPMPWCTRSEIREVSNQAQKIHDDIRNGHLLIHAHAHDGHTTVAVGTYLHQGGKSVYLHGEDHLRQVADTFDSPAEALVAFEKVHAAEMRPGPAPLTDTERAAIAARSVFDVITAKPEPSRPEPEAVPVYLADAGDHDALLDSFLDAHGEFEKWRTWSDETTHAIHESQTLRIERVHETQARETAWTVAAYETPVSDRMWHLTATGATPAPVLQNLLNHLADGDGWDTVIGVPAGERTVTTATQPLTEAGWKHTLTGHGIRWTSPDGQAGVRFDPLTAQAPQNPATWTIWAGPDPDRPNWAITASPHTPSSLLADLSEALAHETGTRQPQSGREHRTRLAASAPAAPAITASRPASRSR; encoded by the coding sequence GTGACTCCCGCCATCGACGCCCATGTCCGCCTCGACACCCACCCCACTCACCCGAGCGCCGTGCAGGCCGTCCTGACCGGCACCCAGGCCCGCGTCGCCTCCATGGCTCTGGAGGCTGCCGGCTGGAGTGCCGCCGCCACAGGCGTCCTGGTCCTGGCTCGCATCGATCATGAGGAGCCCAACTGGGCCGCCGACGCCGCCCAGCACCTGACCGCTGAAGGCATCACCGTCGAGATCACCCCGCGCCTCCAGGAGGCCATCGATGAGGAATGGACCTGGCCGAACTACCCGATGCCCTGGTGCACCCGCAGCGAAATCCGCGAAGTCTCCAACCAGGCGCAGAAGATCCACGACGACATCCGCAACGGCCACCTCCTGATTCACGCCCACGCCCACGACGGCCACACCACCGTCGCGGTCGGCACATACCTCCACCAGGGCGGCAAGTCCGTCTACCTGCACGGCGAGGATCATCTGCGTCAGGTCGCCGACACCTTCGACTCACCCGCGGAGGCACTGGTGGCCTTCGAGAAGGTCCACGCGGCCGAGATGCGCCCCGGCCCGGCACCCCTGACCGACACCGAACGCGCCGCCATCGCAGCGCGTTCCGTCTTCGACGTCATCACAGCCAAGCCCGAACCGTCCCGCCCGGAGCCGGAGGCCGTCCCCGTCTACCTGGCCGATGCCGGTGACCACGACGCGCTCCTCGATAGCTTCCTCGACGCGCACGGCGAGTTCGAAAAGTGGCGTACCTGGTCCGATGAAACGACCCACGCCATCCACGAATCGCAGACCCTGCGCATCGAACGCGTCCACGAAACCCAAGCCCGCGAGACCGCCTGGACCGTGGCCGCCTACGAGACACCCGTCTCCGACCGCATGTGGCACCTCACCGCGACCGGCGCCACCCCCGCCCCCGTGCTGCAGAATCTGCTGAACCACCTCGCCGACGGCGACGGCTGGGACACGGTCATCGGCGTCCCGGCGGGCGAGAGGACAGTCACCACAGCCACGCAGCCGCTCACTGAGGCCGGGTGGAAGCACACCCTGACAGGGCACGGGATCCGGTGGACGTCCCCCGACGGACAGGCAGGCGTTCGGTTTGACCCACTGACCGCGCAGGCCCCCCAGAACCCAGCCACCTGGACCATCTGGGCTGGCCCTGACCCGGACCGGCCCAACTGGGCCATCACCGCGTCCCCGCACACCCCGAGTTCGCTGCTGGCCGACCTCTCCGAAGCTCTCGCCCACGAGACCGGCACGCGCCAGCCCCAGTCGGGCCGCGAGCACAGGACCCGCCTCGCGGCCAGTGCGCCAGCGGCTCCGGCAATCACGGCCAGCCGACCCGCCAGCCGTTCACGCTGA
- a CDS encoding helix-turn-helix transcriptional regulator, whose amino-acid sequence MHIQESEPVSAQYSPAHIRATWNGTGSVEEAARALGFSRAKGYELIRRGRFPCRVLRIGRSSRVVTASLLRVLESGEPEYNDART is encoded by the coding sequence ATGCACATACAAGAGAGCGAGCCTGTGAGCGCCCAATACAGTCCCGCGCACATTCGTGCCACATGGAACGGAACAGGGAGCGTGGAGGAAGCCGCAAGGGCGCTTGGGTTTTCGCGCGCGAAGGGGTACGAGCTGATCCGCAGGGGGCGGTTCCCTTGCCGCGTGCTTCGCATTGGACGAAGCTCGCGCGTCGTTACGGCGTCCCTGCTCCGCGTACTCGAAAGCGGGGAGCCGGAGTACAACGATGCCCGTACCTGA
- a CDS encoding DnaB-like helicase N-terminal domain-containing protein — protein MPHTPEPDEDDLDAVPPLQPVFHVEQALLGALLLDPHRLDDVNGITADSFSTAAHAALYAAISTLPQPDPAEHAKNTKWLDRVLTAGREQARGLTATYLHTLVQVCPWPSHAPAYARMVEAEHARRRLLTAAERLVHTVHDASLPLPVQTVLAEADALAAVVDDIANRFPPRSGALPRTPAPPPAAPDHTKAVEEEQLLLATATARPDDIDAVRWLVPDDLALPLHAGLWQCLTTLARRGEPVDPVTVLWEAQQRGLLDGGSEPGELLRMLAEPAGSVGHWAERALQRSLLATAEHTGRRIEAYAGDPANTPFQLVVGARRALADIAAVRTRWQNATGATPPQQRRPAPAIRAGPPTATAAHAARSTRATR, from the coding sequence ATGCCCCACACCCCCGAACCCGATGAAGACGACCTCGACGCCGTCCCACCGCTCCAGCCGGTGTTCCACGTCGAGCAGGCCCTCCTAGGGGCCCTCCTCCTCGACCCGCACCGCCTGGACGACGTGAACGGCATCACCGCCGACTCCTTCTCCACCGCCGCGCACGCCGCCCTGTACGCCGCGATCAGCACCCTGCCGCAACCCGACCCCGCCGAGCACGCGAAGAACACCAAGTGGCTCGACCGCGTGCTCACCGCGGGCCGGGAGCAGGCGCGCGGTCTGACCGCCACCTACCTGCACACCCTCGTCCAGGTCTGCCCCTGGCCCAGCCACGCTCCCGCCTACGCCCGGATGGTCGAGGCCGAGCACGCCCGCCGCCGCCTGCTGACGGCCGCCGAACGCCTCGTCCACACCGTCCACGACGCCAGCCTCCCGCTCCCCGTCCAGACGGTGCTCGCCGAGGCCGACGCGCTCGCCGCGGTCGTGGACGACATCGCGAACCGCTTTCCCCCACGCTCCGGCGCCCTCCCCCGCACCCCGGCACCGCCCCCCGCCGCCCCTGACCACACCAAGGCGGTCGAGGAGGAGCAACTGCTGCTCGCCACCGCCACCGCCCGCCCTGACGACATCGACGCCGTGCGGTGGCTGGTCCCCGACGACCTCGCCCTGCCGCTGCACGCCGGCCTGTGGCAGTGCCTGACCACCCTCGCCCGCCGAGGCGAGCCCGTCGACCCCGTCACCGTCCTCTGGGAAGCCCAGCAGCGCGGCCTGCTGGACGGCGGCAGTGAACCAGGCGAGCTCTTGCGCATGCTGGCCGAACCGGCCGGATCCGTCGGGCACTGGGCCGAACGCGCCCTGCAGCGTTCCCTCCTGGCCACGGCTGAGCACACCGGACGGCGCATCGAGGCGTACGCCGGCGACCCGGCGAACACCCCCTTCCAGCTCGTCGTCGGCGCCCGCCGCGCCCTCGCTGACATCGCCGCCGTCCGCACCCGCTGGCAGAACGCCACCGGAGCCACCCCGCCACAGCAGCGGCGACCGGCGCCTGCCATCCGCGCCGGCCCGCCGACCGCCACGGCCGCACACGCCGCCCGATCCACACGAGCAACCCGATAA
- a CDS encoding IS1380 family transposase, with the protein MSKLTEWADGLSLSTGGRKLVGKAGIVPVRRLADKVGLTDFLGGALVRRDFHPVHDRGQVLISAACAVLLGSRSMSGIAVMRQAALVLGNPASASTLYRTLDAIGPVELVKIASARAKARSAVHDLIDLRPGGFPWIRVDGRPLTGWTVLDIDASLVPAHSDKEGAEPNRKGFGLHPILMFLDNTDEHLVCRLRPGSAGANTASDHIEVSTEAIRQLPTRRRRKVLFRADGAGATHEYLRWITDGGGNKANTWQYSVGWTRDEDFWTNLAKVPKDTWTAALDAKGAPREDAALVEITGMLDLTGWPPGLRIIVRREPVHPKYAKDLKPYELATGFRYQAIATNTPGRQLQWLDACHRVHAHVESGIRRSKALTLTRLPSSKFALNQAWCTLLALAMDLLAWLQLLALDGRLARAEPATIRTQLFDVPAKLTNHARHRELKFDPAWPAGHAAVKAWDRVQALPNPG; encoded by the coding sequence GTGTCGAAGCTTACCGAGTGGGCGGATGGCCTGTCACTGTCGACGGGCGGCAGGAAACTGGTGGGCAAGGCGGGGATCGTGCCCGTGCGCCGGTTGGCGGACAAGGTCGGGCTGACAGACTTCCTCGGCGGGGCGCTGGTGCGCCGGGACTTCCATCCGGTCCACGACCGGGGGCAGGTGCTGATATCCGCGGCGTGCGCGGTGCTGCTGGGGTCACGCTCGATGAGCGGGATCGCGGTGATGCGGCAGGCCGCCCTGGTCCTGGGCAACCCGGCGTCCGCGTCGACGCTGTACCGGACTCTGGACGCGATCGGCCCGGTCGAACTCGTGAAGATCGCCTCGGCCCGCGCGAAGGCCCGCTCCGCGGTGCATGACCTCATCGACCTTCGGCCCGGCGGCTTCCCCTGGATCCGGGTGGACGGCCGGCCGCTGACCGGGTGGACGGTGCTGGACATCGACGCCTCGCTGGTGCCAGCGCACTCGGACAAGGAGGGCGCCGAGCCCAACCGTAAGGGCTTCGGACTGCATCCGATCCTGATGTTCCTGGACAATACGGACGAGCATCTGGTGTGCAGGCTGCGGCCGGGAAGCGCCGGAGCCAACACCGCGAGCGACCACATCGAGGTCTCCACCGAGGCGATCCGCCAGCTGCCCACCCGCCGACGGCGCAAGGTCCTCTTCCGCGCCGACGGCGCCGGGGCCACCCACGAGTACCTGCGGTGGATCACCGACGGCGGCGGCAACAAGGCCAACACCTGGCAGTACTCGGTCGGCTGGACCCGCGACGAGGATTTCTGGACGAACCTGGCCAAGGTCCCCAAGGACACCTGGACCGCCGCCCTGGACGCGAAGGGCGCCCCGCGCGAGGACGCCGCCCTGGTCGAGATCACCGGCATGCTCGACCTGACCGGCTGGCCGCCCGGCCTGCGGATCATCGTGCGCCGTGAACCGGTGCACCCCAAGTACGCGAAGGATCTCAAACCGTACGAGCTGGCCACCGGCTTCCGCTACCAGGCCATCGCGACCAACACCCCGGGGCGCCAACTGCAGTGGCTGGACGCCTGCCACCGTGTTCATGCTCATGTCGAGTCCGGGATCCGCCGCTCGAAGGCCCTCACCCTGACCAGACTGCCGTCCTCGAAGTTCGCCCTCAACCAGGCCTGGTGCACCCTGCTCGCACTCGCGATGGACCTCCTCGCCTGGCTCCAGCTCCTCGCCCTGGACGGCAGACTCGCCAGAGCCGAACCCGCCACCATCCGCACCCAACTCTTCGACGTCCCCGCCAAACTGACCAACCACGCCCGACACCGCGAGCTGAAGTTCGACCCGGCGTGGCCGGCCGGCCACGCCGCCGTCAAAGCATGGGACCGCGTCCAGGCCCTGCCCAACCCCGGCTGA
- a CDS encoding ISKra4 family transposase → MNAAYETAAAADPFARVFSSLTLLTTRLSGPEALTATHEQVEADVEAGSRELGRLLLQAHLQWRARHEEDHLSALGPRERAALAGGRSRLEKGHRRQLATVLGPVTVTRCALRGAGMTNLYPADAMLGLPHGRHSLGLRRLAVLEAVRSSYDTALEAIDRGCGGRVVGKRQVEDLVRAAAVDVAAFYTARTPAPAPAGTLLVLSVDQKGIVMRPGHLREATAKAAARARRTFRTRLAAGEKSCRKRMATLAVVHDAEPAVRRPHDVIAPPGGRTGHRTVRKGPTARAKWLTASVREDAETVIAAAFDQAEARDPEHRRTWVVLIDGATHQRELIQAEAARRNVTIHIVLDIVHVIEKLWAAARCFHTATDPATEDWVGSKAARILAGDAPGAAHDIRAEADRHHLSDDQRAAADKACRYLDNNADFVHYDQALAAGWPIASGAVEGAARHLVADRLDITGSRWTVPGAEAVLTLRAVISNGDFPDYWIFHTRKEHERLHPLPDQHIYALQA, encoded by the coding sequence ATGAACGCAGCGTATGAAACGGCCGCGGCGGCTGACCCCTTTGCCCGCGTGTTTTCTTCCCTCACTTTGCTGACCACCCGCCTCTCCGGCCCTGAAGCACTCACCGCGACGCATGAACAGGTGGAGGCCGACGTCGAAGCGGGCTCCCGGGAGCTGGGGCGACTGCTCCTGCAGGCCCATCTCCAGTGGCGGGCCCGCCACGAAGAGGACCACCTGTCCGCCCTCGGTCCGCGGGAGCGGGCTGCGCTCGCCGGCGGCCGGAGCCGGCTGGAGAAGGGCCACCGGCGGCAACTGGCCACCGTGCTGGGGCCGGTGACCGTGACCCGGTGCGCCCTGCGCGGCGCGGGCATGACCAACCTCTACCCCGCCGACGCCATGCTGGGCCTGCCCCACGGCCGGCACAGTCTGGGACTGCGCCGCCTCGCGGTCCTCGAAGCGGTCCGTAGTTCCTACGACACCGCGCTGGAAGCGATCGACCGCGGCTGCGGGGGCCGGGTGGTGGGCAAACGCCAGGTGGAGGATCTGGTGCGGGCCGCGGCCGTGGACGTCGCCGCGTTCTATACGGCCCGCACCCCCGCGCCGGCCCCGGCCGGGACGCTGCTGGTGCTCAGTGTCGACCAGAAGGGAATCGTGATGCGCCCGGGCCACCTGCGCGAGGCCACCGCGAAGGCCGCCGCCAGGGCCCGGCGCACCTTCCGCACCCGGCTCGCGGCCGGGGAGAAGTCCTGCCGCAAAAGGATGGCCACCCTCGCCGTCGTCCACGACGCCGAGCCTGCCGTCCGCCGCCCGCACGACGTCATCGCCCCGCCCGGCGGCCGCACCGGCCACCGCACCGTCCGCAAAGGACCCACCGCGCGGGCGAAATGGCTCACCGCCTCCGTCCGCGAGGACGCCGAAACCGTCATCGCCGCCGCGTTCGACCAGGCCGAAGCCCGCGACCCCGAGCACAGGCGGACCTGGGTCGTACTGATCGACGGCGCCACCCACCAGCGGGAGCTGATCCAGGCCGAGGCCGCCCGCCGCAATGTCACGATCCACATCGTCCTCGACATCGTCCACGTGATCGAGAAGCTGTGGGCAGCCGCTCGCTGTTTCCACACCGCCACCGATCCCGCCACCGAGGACTGGGTCGGCAGCAAGGCCGCCCGGATCCTGGCCGGCGACGCCCCCGGCGCCGCCCACGACATCCGCGCCGAAGCCGACCGCCACCACCTCAGCGACGACCAGCGCGCCGCCGCGGACAAAGCCTGCCGATACCTGGACAACAACGCCGACTTCGTCCACTACGACCAGGCCCTGGCCGCCGGCTGGCCGATCGCCAGCGGCGCCGTCGAAGGAGCAGCCCGCCATCTGGTCGCCGACAGACTCGACATCACCGGCAGCAGGTGGACCGTCCCCGGCGCCGAAGCCGTCCTCACCCTCCGCGCCGTCATCAGCAACGGCGACTTCCCCGACTACTGGATCTTCCACACGCGGAAGGAGCACGAACGACTCCATCCCTTACCCGACCAGCACATATACGCACTTCAAGCCTGA
- a CDS encoding Pycsar system effector family protein has translation MASSRRAVGGFESAASQALLWIGIVLIMAGACCAAWAVSPRLGKERRGPESDGDFLYFGHLRLMEPAVLESALRNTDPLPSLTRQVVVMSEIAWAKHRRVQCSLVLAVAGCGCFAVATVFA, from the coding sequence CTGGCGAGTTCCCGGCGGGCGGTAGGCGGGTTCGAGTCCGCCGCGTCGCAGGCGCTGTTGTGGATCGGCATCGTGCTCATCATGGCGGGTGCCTGTTGTGCTGCATGGGCTGTTTCTCCCCGGCTCGGCAAAGAGCGGCGAGGGCCAGAATCGGATGGCGACTTCCTGTACTTCGGACACCTGCGGCTCATGGAACCCGCCGTACTGGAGAGCGCGCTGCGGAACACAGACCCACTGCCTTCGCTTACCCGACAGGTGGTAGTGATGAGCGAGATCGCCTGGGCTAAACACCGCCGGGTGCAGTGTTCTCTCGTCCTGGCAGTCGCGGGCTGCGGCTGCTTCGCCGTGGCCACCGTCTTCGCGTGA
- a CDS encoding Crp/Fnr family transcriptional regulator: MNFLSLVSPEVWRDFLERGHRRTYRSQAVLLAQGESPDGVIALVDGLVKVVQGNEAGDCLTLMLRGPGEVLGEMGVLLDRPRSATVTAVRPCTGVVMAAHAFRGFVTRHRLEPVVYRLSVERLNSQERLRADLAHLPPPARLARVVVYLADEVGHRDRSGGLVVELGIPREDLATMAGMSRSSAFAALARLQSDGIVTLGRRRLVVRDPALLRAAAQDNGVGDGDRPPRGAPVK; the protein is encoded by the coding sequence GTGAACTTCCTCTCCCTCGTCTCTCCTGAGGTATGGCGCGACTTCCTCGAACGCGGGCATCGGCGCACCTACCGGAGCCAGGCGGTGCTCCTGGCACAGGGCGAGTCGCCCGATGGGGTGATCGCGCTGGTCGATGGTCTCGTCAAGGTGGTGCAGGGCAATGAGGCCGGGGACTGTCTGACGTTGATGCTCCGCGGCCCCGGCGAAGTCCTCGGCGAGATGGGCGTGCTGCTCGACCGGCCGCGTTCGGCGACCGTGACCGCGGTACGCCCCTGTACCGGGGTCGTCATGGCCGCACACGCCTTCCGTGGATTCGTGACCCGGCATCGCCTGGAGCCGGTCGTGTACCGGCTGAGCGTGGAACGGCTGAACAGCCAGGAGCGTCTGCGCGCCGACCTTGCTCATCTGCCGCCGCCGGCGCGCCTGGCACGGGTGGTCGTCTATCTCGCGGACGAGGTGGGTCACCGCGACAGGAGTGGCGGTCTTGTCGTCGAACTCGGCATACCCAGAGAGGACTTAGCCACGATGGCGGGCATGAGCCGGTCATCAGCGTTTGCCGCCCTCGCGCGTCTCCAGTCCGACGGCATTGTCACGCTCGGCCGTCGGCGGCTCGTTGTCAGAGATCCTGCCCTGCTGAGAGCCGCAGCCCAGGACAACGGGGTGGGTGACGGCGACCGACCGCCGCGCGGAGCTCCTGTGAAGTGA